A genomic segment from Segniliparus rotundus DSM 44985 encodes:
- a CDS encoding APC family permease yields the protein MAYTGRFRNLSDTMFRLKPPVDIMVPQGEGVNLKRSLSIWQLAAIGIACTVGTGIFVTFSQVVPAAGPGVLVSFVLAGVTAGLTALCYAEVSSKIPLAGSSYSYTYASLGEIAAYLVGWCLLLEYSVSTAAVASGWSGYLNQLLSDLRLVNLPGWMSHAPTPGQGFGVNAPAVLLVVLCALLLIKGTSESARTNAVMTAIKLAVLLFFAAVAFCGFHASNMHPFAPHGIGGIGTAAGMVFFSYIGMDAVSTAAEEVENPRKALPKALILALVVVTGIYLLVALAAIGARRASQFDPNENAPLAVILQEVTGWTWTSVLLSAAAVISIFSVTLVTLYGQTRVLHSMSGDGLVPKIFSNLNEKTRTPVGGTIIVAVFVSVLTGLVPLDILADFVSLGTLVAFSVVSATVIILRRRRQGDARSFQVPFYPVLPILSILACLYLMYTLADSEHGWLTYSMFGLWMAIAIVVYFAYARHHAVLAERESAAPTSIP from the coding sequence ATGGCGTACACAGGGCGGTTCAGAAATCTCAGTGACACGATGTTCCGATTGAAGCCGCCGGTGGACATCATGGTCCCCCAGGGCGAAGGTGTGAACCTGAAGCGGTCCTTGTCCATTTGGCAGCTCGCCGCAATCGGCATCGCGTGCACGGTCGGGACTGGTATTTTCGTGACGTTCTCGCAGGTGGTGCCTGCTGCGGGGCCGGGCGTGCTCGTCTCCTTCGTCCTCGCCGGCGTGACGGCCGGGCTCACCGCGCTCTGCTACGCGGAGGTCTCCTCCAAAATCCCGTTGGCGGGGTCCAGCTACAGCTACACCTACGCGAGCCTCGGCGAGATCGCCGCCTACCTGGTCGGTTGGTGCCTGCTGCTGGAGTACTCCGTCTCCACCGCGGCGGTCGCCTCCGGGTGGAGCGGCTACCTGAACCAGCTCCTGAGCGACTTGCGGCTCGTGAACCTCCCCGGCTGGATGAGTCACGCCCCCACGCCGGGGCAAGGCTTCGGGGTCAACGCCCCCGCCGTGCTGCTCGTCGTCCTGTGCGCTTTGCTGCTCATCAAAGGCACGTCCGAATCGGCCCGGACCAACGCGGTGATGACGGCGATCAAACTCGCCGTGCTGCTCTTCTTCGCCGCTGTGGCCTTCTGCGGTTTCCACGCCTCGAACATGCACCCTTTCGCGCCGCACGGGATCGGCGGGATCGGGACCGCGGCAGGGATGGTGTTCTTCAGCTACATCGGCATGGACGCGGTCTCCACCGCCGCGGAAGAGGTGGAGAATCCGCGCAAAGCCCTGCCCAAGGCCTTGATCCTGGCCCTCGTGGTCGTCACGGGCATCTACCTGCTTGTGGCGCTCGCCGCCATCGGGGCGCGGCGCGCGAGCCAGTTCGACCCGAACGAGAACGCCCCCCTCGCCGTCATCCTGCAGGAAGTGACGGGATGGACGTGGACCTCCGTGCTGCTCTCCGCCGCCGCCGTGATCTCGATCTTCTCGGTCACCCTGGTGACGCTGTACGGCCAGACGCGCGTGCTGCACTCGATGTCCGGCGACGGCCTCGTGCCGAAGATTTTCAGCAACCTCAACGAGAAGACGAGGACGCCGGTCGGCGGCACCATCATCGTCGCTGTCTTCGTCTCCGTGCTCACCGGGCTCGTGCCCTTGGACATCTTGGCCGATTTCGTGAGCCTGGGGACCTTGGTCGCCTTCAGCGTGGTCTCGGCGACGGTCATCATCCTGCGCAGGCGCCGCCAAGGCGACGCGCGCAGCTTCCAAGTCCCGTTCTATCCGGTTCTGCCGATCCTTTCCATCCTGGCCTGCTTGTATTTGATGTACACCCTCGCGGACTCGGAGCACGGCTGGCTGACATACAGCATGTTCGGGCTCTGGATGGCGATCGCCATTGTCGTGTACTTCGCCTACGCCCGGCACCACGCGGTGCTCGCCGAGCGCGAGAGCGCGGCGCCGACGTCGATTCCGTGA
- a CDS encoding redoxin domain-containing protein produces the protein MRLIRHIRAFAFSRALVAVVAMAAGLAVAVAPARADTPDQLQFTATSLDGKEISGATYAGKPAVFWFWTPWCPYCNQEGSFVQKVASEHPNVPFVGVASRSDQGAMRDFVNKYGLNFPQIEDSSGEIWGKFGVTWQPAFAFVSSNGDVDMVKFGDLLTEDQLSDRVGALR, from the coding sequence ATGCGACTCATCCGCCATATCCGGGCTTTTGCCTTCTCCCGAGCGCTCGTCGCCGTCGTCGCGATGGCGGCAGGCCTCGCGGTCGCGGTGGCGCCCGCCCGCGCCGACACGCCGGACCAGCTCCAGTTCACCGCCACCAGTTTGGACGGCAAAGAGATCTCCGGCGCGACGTACGCGGGCAAACCCGCCGTCTTCTGGTTCTGGACCCCGTGGTGCCCCTACTGCAACCAAGAAGGCTCGTTCGTGCAGAAAGTGGCCTCGGAGCATCCGAATGTGCCGTTCGTCGGCGTTGCCTCGCGCAGCGATCAGGGCGCGATGCGCGACTTCGTGAACAAGTACGGCCTGAACTTCCCGCAGATCGAGGACAGCAGCGGCGAGATTTGGGGCAAGTTCGGCGTCACCTGGCAACCGGCGTTCGCCTTCGTCTCATCGAACGGCGACGTGGACATGGTGAAATTCGGCGACTTGTTGACCGAAGACCAGCTGAGCGACCGCGTGGGCGCCCTGCGCTAA
- a CDS encoding substrate-binding domain-containing protein, with translation MAETQGAHRRSRSMVLAICFALGGASAVSAPPCAADPDGQLTVATSGGTAAALRALAAVYARGGGERVRLVFGPSMGETPQTIPARIARGERIDVVVMVGSAVDRLADDGQLTGPIRPVACSHIAMAVRAGAPRPDISTLDSLRRALLEARSVAYSDSASGVFVATQLFPRLGVSDTMRGKAFQVPAVPVGEVVAQGRAELGFQQLSELLPVKGIDVVGLLPSGAQLGTTYSGAAVSSSAHKDEAESFLSFLGGEQARGVMETSGLEQGGCPEPDQDQDTD, from the coding sequence ATGGCTGAGACACAGGGCGCGCACCGGCGCTCGCGCTCGATGGTCCTCGCGATCTGTTTCGCGCTGGGGGGCGCGTCGGCCGTCAGCGCCCCGCCGTGCGCTGCCGATCCCGACGGCCAGCTGACGGTGGCCACCTCCGGCGGCACCGCGGCGGCCCTGCGCGCGCTGGCCGCCGTGTACGCCCGCGGCGGCGGGGAGCGGGTCCGCCTCGTGTTCGGCCCGTCCATGGGCGAGACCCCGCAGACGATCCCGGCGAGAATCGCGAGGGGCGAGCGGATCGATGTGGTCGTGATGGTGGGATCGGCCGTTGACCGGCTCGCGGACGACGGCCAGCTGACGGGCCCGATCCGTCCGGTCGCCTGCTCGCATATCGCGATGGCCGTCCGGGCTGGCGCCCCGCGTCCGGACATCTCGACTCTGGACTCCTTGCGCCGCGCGCTCCTGGAGGCGCGTTCGGTGGCGTACTCCGACAGCGCGAGCGGCGTCTTTGTCGCGACCCAGCTGTTCCCTCGGCTCGGCGTGTCGGACACGATGCGGGGCAAAGCCTTCCAGGTGCCAGCGGTCCCGGTCGGTGAAGTCGTGGCCCAGGGCCGCGCAGAGTTGGGATTCCAGCAGTTGAGCGAGCTTCTGCCGGTCAAAGGGATCGATGTGGTCGGTTTGCTGCCGAGCGGCGCCCAGTTGGGCACGACCTATTCGGGCGCGGCTGTCTCGTCCTCGGCGCACAAGGACGAAGCAGAGTCTTTCCTCTCGTTCCTGGGCGGCGAGCAGGCGCGCGGGGTGATGGAGACAAGCGGGCTGGAGCAAGGGGGTTGCCCGGAGCCCGACCAAGACCAGGACACGGACTGA
- the crgA gene encoding cell division protein CrgA has product MPKSKVRKKTDFTINPGAAGAGSARTAPSSTWYVALMLGFMLAGLAWLVVYYIAAADLDALKWMADLQFWNLAIGFGLMVVGLLMTMRWH; this is encoded by the coding sequence ATGCCGAAGTCGAAGGTCCGCAAGAAGACCGACTTCACGATCAACCCCGGCGCCGCTGGCGCGGGCTCGGCCCGCACGGCTCCGTCCAGCACCTGGTACGTGGCCCTGATGCTCGGCTTCATGCTCGCCGGGCTGGCGTGGTTGGTGGTGTACTACATCGCCGCCGCAGACCTCGATGCGCTCAAGTGGATGGCCGACCTGCAGTTCTGGAATTTGGCCATCGGTTTCGGCCTGATGGTCGTCGGCCTGCTCATGACGATGAGGTGGCATTGA
- a CDS encoding aminodeoxychorismate/anthranilate synthase component II, protein MTARVLVVDNYDSFVFNLVQYLRQLEAAVSVWRNDDPRLADPDGAIAEYDGVLVSPGPSSPEKAGASIPVVLSAARQRKPLLGVCLGHQAIGVAFGGVVGRAPELLHGKTSKITHTDSGVFAGLPQGFIATRYHSLSIQEDTLPSVLAVTARSESGVIMGVAHRELPVQGVQFHPESILTQGGHRMLANWLGDCGRPVEDSLVRELAAHVLPA, encoded by the coding sequence ATGACAGCCCGCGTCCTTGTCGTGGACAACTACGACAGTTTCGTCTTCAACCTCGTGCAATACCTGCGCCAACTCGAGGCGGCTGTGTCGGTGTGGCGCAATGACGACCCCCGCCTCGCGGACCCGGACGGCGCCATCGCCGAATACGACGGGGTCCTGGTCAGCCCCGGCCCGAGTTCTCCGGAGAAGGCCGGGGCGAGCATCCCGGTCGTGCTTTCGGCGGCCAGGCAGCGCAAGCCGCTGCTCGGGGTGTGCCTCGGGCATCAGGCGATCGGCGTCGCCTTCGGCGGCGTGGTCGGGCGGGCTCCGGAGCTGCTGCACGGCAAGACCAGCAAGATCACCCACACAGACAGCGGCGTGTTCGCGGGGCTCCCCCAGGGCTTCATCGCGACCCGGTATCACTCGTTGTCCATCCAAGAGGACACGCTGCCGTCGGTCTTGGCGGTGACGGCGCGCAGTGAAAGCGGCGTCATCATGGGGGTCGCCCATCGCGAGCTCCCAGTCCAGGGCGTGCAGTTCCATCCCGAATCCATCCTCACCCAAGGCGGGCACCGCATGCTCGCGAACTGGCTCGGCGACTGCGGGCGGCCGGTCGAGGACTCGTTGGTGCGCGAACTCGCCGCCCACGTCCTCCCTGCTTGA
- a CDS encoding M91 family zinc metallopeptidase: protein MALTWKDILADISGPGNALVQAIRRRGEGFPEIGAHIRGHESLLAGWAGAARTSADAVFAQNHAYTGAAGSAAAQLASALGRVVDERAELLRLASNIVEDGAQLRFTFSDTGEINDFYGASGLWSELPDDEQAQYLALREELPRRVADVIAQGNALDDEAATALTSAGGLAAPSALGSGEGEAQSQGDGLAFTRDQGMVVFQTGDGDDTVSVQQASGGRLVVTVNGRSQTLSAQDSQDVLIQTQGGNDRVSVDPHVAVRVRFQLGDGADVIDDQAVGGSYIDAGKGDDTVTLGQGHNTVYLGSGNNTVTGSKGADYINGGSGNNKINAGSGNSVLYGGTGQNTINAGAGRNTIYTGTGEATINNQGGQDTIYAQAGAHVNAGFGTNRTVTIQPLEIPDTITVQGSPEFQRRMQDDLELLAASPDGQHMLRALGSSGHNLLIDDGHLLNDGKVLYNNGYTAPAVGDQPTNSSDFFYDMERHRPGPGTDAIISIDTTLTNLGALAQGPKPDYHELNPAVVLYHEMAHAYDDTHGSMMPGEYGPSGTDPIDSQNIGGWNPQYLANAEHEAVGLPLDWDGDPKTPEVAVPDSVHPHDLTENALRDEMGIPDREHYLG, encoded by the coding sequence ATGGCGTTGACGTGGAAGGACATTCTCGCAGACATCTCCGGGCCAGGCAACGCCCTCGTGCAAGCCATACGGCGGCGGGGTGAGGGCTTCCCGGAAATCGGCGCGCACATCCGAGGGCACGAGTCCTTGCTCGCCGGTTGGGCCGGAGCCGCCCGCACGAGCGCGGACGCCGTGTTCGCGCAGAACCACGCGTACACGGGGGCAGCGGGAAGCGCGGCGGCGCAACTGGCTTCGGCCCTCGGCCGGGTCGTGGACGAACGCGCGGAGCTTCTGCGCCTGGCCTCGAACATCGTCGAAGACGGCGCGCAGCTGCGTTTCACGTTCTCCGACACCGGCGAGATCAACGATTTCTACGGCGCGAGCGGCCTGTGGAGCGAGCTGCCCGACGACGAGCAGGCCCAATATCTCGCGCTCCGCGAGGAGCTGCCCAGACGGGTCGCCGACGTGATCGCCCAAGGCAACGCGCTCGACGACGAAGCGGCCACCGCCCTGACGAGCGCGGGCGGCCTCGCCGCCCCCTCGGCGCTGGGCTCGGGCGAAGGCGAAGCCCAGAGCCAGGGTGACGGCCTCGCCTTCACCCGCGACCAGGGCATGGTGGTCTTCCAAACCGGCGACGGCGACGACACGGTCTCGGTCCAGCAGGCTTCCGGGGGACGACTGGTCGTCACCGTGAACGGCAGGTCCCAGACCCTCAGCGCCCAAGATTCGCAGGACGTGCTCATCCAGACCCAAGGCGGCAACGACCGCGTCTCGGTGGACCCGCACGTCGCGGTCCGGGTCCGCTTCCAGCTCGGCGACGGCGCCGACGTGATCGACGACCAAGCCGTGGGCGGCTCCTACATCGACGCCGGCAAAGGCGACGACACGGTCACGCTCGGCCAAGGCCACAACACCGTCTACCTCGGCTCCGGCAACAACACGGTGACCGGCAGCAAAGGCGCCGACTACATCAACGGCGGCTCCGGCAACAACAAGATCAACGCGGGCTCCGGCAACAGCGTCCTCTACGGCGGCACCGGTCAGAACACCATCAACGCCGGCGCCGGCCGCAACACCATCTACACCGGCACGGGCGAAGCCACCATCAACAACCAGGGCGGCCAGGACACTATCTACGCCCAGGCGGGCGCCCACGTCAACGCGGGCTTCGGGACCAATCGCACCGTCACCATCCAGCCGCTGGAGATCCCCGACACCATCACCGTCCAGGGCTCGCCCGAGTTCCAGCGCAGGATGCAGGACGACCTCGAACTGCTCGCCGCCTCCCCCGACGGACAGCACATGCTCCGCGCGCTCGGCAGCAGCGGGCACAACCTGCTCATCGACGACGGCCACCTGCTCAACGACGGCAAGGTGCTGTACAACAACGGCTACACCGCCCCCGCTGTCGGCGACCAGCCGACGAACAGCTCTGATTTCTTCTACGACATGGAACGTCACCGCCCTGGGCCGGGCACCGACGCCATCATCAGCATCGACACCACGCTCACGAACCTCGGAGCCCTCGCACAAGGGCCGAAACCGGACTACCACGAGCTCAACCCGGCGGTGGTGCTGTACCACGAGATGGCGCACGCGTACGACGACACGCACGGCTCCATGATGCCCGGCGAGTACGGCCCGAGCGGCACGGACCCGATCGACTCGCAGAACATCGGCGGCTGGAACCCGCAGTATCTGGCAAACGCGGAGCACGAGGCCGTCGGCCTGCCGCTGGACTGGGACGGCGACCCGAAAACCCCCGAGGTCGCAGTCCCGGATTCGGTGCATCCGCATGACCTCACCGAGAACGCGCTGCGCGACGAGATGGGCATCCCCGACCGCGAGCACTACCTCGGCTGA
- a CDS encoding RDD family protein has translation MAGKPRTSSSPAGPRPQIATWGQRAGACLIDFLILLPFVVLDEMVKAHMASSGLYAGTSGGAAVASALLMLGLMVVWIWNVVVQQGRTGQTVGKETMKIRLVGASSGEPVGKGRCFARQTAHLLDALPLFTGYLWPLWDENRQTFADKAARTVVVQM, from the coding sequence ATGGCGGGGAAGCCTAGGACGAGCAGTTCGCCAGCCGGGCCGCGCCCGCAGATCGCGACCTGGGGCCAGCGGGCGGGGGCCTGCCTCATCGATTTCTTGATTTTGCTGCCGTTCGTCGTGCTGGACGAAATGGTCAAGGCGCACATGGCGTCGTCGGGGCTGTACGCCGGCACGTCGGGAGGCGCGGCTGTCGCCTCCGCGCTCTTGATGCTCGGGCTCATGGTCGTGTGGATCTGGAACGTGGTCGTGCAGCAGGGCCGAACCGGGCAAACGGTCGGGAAAGAGACGATGAAGATCAGGTTGGTCGGCGCCAGCTCCGGCGAGCCGGTCGGCAAAGGCCGCTGTTTCGCGCGCCAAACAGCCCATCTGCTCGACGCCCTCCCTCTTTTCACCGGCTACCTCTGGCCGCTGTGGGACGAAAACCGGCAAACGTTCGCGGACAAGGCGGCTCGGACAGTCGTCGTTCAGATGTGA
- the lysX gene encoding bifunctional lysylphosphatidylglycerol synthetase/lysine--tRNA ligase LysX, translated as MTAGAVEEKKTGARGELRPPRPAAGDKRRRKGPLHLVPHRSGMAIAAFSVLSFLFSVSPHLRRWAETPRVYLDTYFFAVPDTSFAWAFVLGILAAALAERKRLAWLTLLVTLVVFSWYNVVQLLDGERLWPIIGLATHCAAVALLLAAHGEFSTKVRRVAPLRALVALFIGLLVATGLGWALVEAFPHTVPPDERLAYTLNRVVIFTAFERHDFSGYSYGFVNTLLGLFGAFALIAAIIVLFRSQRLASTLTVEEERSIRSLLSLYGEDDSLGYFATRRDKSAVFAPNGKAALTYRVEVGVCLASGDPIGEERSWQGAIGAWLATCESYGWTPAVMGASERGAIAYREAGLSALQLGDEAILNPRSFSLDGPARKVARQAVTRVRRAGITVRVRRHSQLSEEELAATVRRADQWRIGAERGFSMALGRLGDGTDGDCMLVEALGPDGDVVGLLSLVPWGRSGVSLDVMRRDPKSPNGVMDLMICELALHAKQLGVSKISLNFAVFRNAFEEGSRLGAGPMIRWWRGVLLFFSRWTQLEAMYRFNHRFGPEWVPRYVCFEEARVVPRVAMASGIAEGFLVVPKFGGKSEPRGQHPVPPEALLAATALPEEDKQDHPRLPQQVRVRIGKLERLKEQGVNPYPECEPPTSTVRDALAAGRSRSGRQVRVSGRVLRERDHGGVVFVDLSDSSGAAQVVLEERELPDGKLNAFRKEIDLGDLISVEAAPGVSRTGTASLMARDWRLNAKCLRPLPDKRRGLTDPEAKVRLRHVELMTNPQARDALAKRGAVLRTLREQLWGEGFLEVETPVLQRVHGGANAEPFRTHINAYDLPLYLRIAPELYLKRLLVGGMERVFEIGRVFRNEGVDATHNPEFTLLEAYQAHSDYRGMRDLTEQMLRASAQAVGHAGLLAAPGPWPMIPMLTAVSQALGDEVDEHTPAAKLRQHLVERGFECRPDWDSGQLLLELYERLVEHTTTTPTFYSDFPLSVSPLTKQHPDRPGVTQRWDLVVGGMELATAYSELNDPVEQRRRLQAQSEAAASGDPEAMELDEDFLAALEHAMPPSGGLGVGVDRVVMLLTGRTIRETLAFPLVKPK; from the coding sequence ATGACAGCAGGGGCAGTCGAGGAGAAAAAAACAGGCGCCAGGGGCGAGCTGCGTCCGCCTCGGCCGGCCGCGGGCGACAAGCGCAGACGCAAAGGCCCTTTGCATCTGGTGCCGCACCGGTCCGGGATGGCCATCGCCGCGTTCTCGGTGCTCTCGTTCCTCTTCAGCGTCTCCCCACACCTGCGTCGTTGGGCGGAAACCCCCCGCGTCTACCTGGACACGTATTTTTTCGCCGTCCCCGACACCAGCTTCGCCTGGGCGTTCGTGCTGGGCATCCTCGCCGCCGCGCTCGCCGAGCGCAAACGCCTGGCCTGGCTGACCCTGCTCGTGACCCTCGTCGTCTTCTCGTGGTACAACGTCGTCCAACTGCTGGACGGGGAACGGCTCTGGCCGATCATCGGGCTGGCAACGCACTGCGCGGCCGTCGCGCTGCTCCTGGCCGCGCACGGGGAATTCAGCACGAAGGTCCGCCGCGTCGCGCCGCTGCGCGCCCTGGTCGCCCTGTTCATCGGCCTCCTCGTCGCGACCGGGCTCGGCTGGGCGCTGGTCGAGGCGTTCCCGCACACGGTGCCCCCGGACGAGCGCCTGGCCTACACCCTCAACCGGGTCGTCATCTTCACCGCGTTCGAGAGACACGACTTCAGCGGCTACTCCTACGGCTTCGTCAACACCCTGCTCGGGCTGTTCGGCGCGTTCGCGCTCATCGCCGCGATCATCGTTCTGTTCCGCTCCCAACGGCTCGCCAGCACGCTGACTGTCGAGGAGGAACGCTCCATCCGGAGCTTGCTGTCCTTGTACGGCGAGGACGACTCGCTCGGCTACTTCGCGACGCGGCGGGACAAGTCGGCGGTCTTCGCCCCCAACGGCAAAGCTGCCCTCACCTACCGGGTGGAGGTCGGCGTGTGCCTCGCCTCGGGCGACCCGATCGGCGAGGAGCGCTCTTGGCAGGGCGCCATCGGAGCCTGGCTCGCGACCTGCGAGAGCTACGGCTGGACGCCCGCTGTCATGGGGGCGAGCGAACGCGGCGCCATCGCGTATCGCGAGGCCGGCCTTTCCGCGCTCCAGCTCGGCGACGAGGCGATTCTGAACCCGCGCAGCTTCAGCCTCGACGGCCCCGCCCGCAAAGTGGCCCGCCAAGCGGTCACCAGGGTCCGCCGCGCCGGGATCACTGTGCGCGTGCGCCGTCACAGCCAACTGTCCGAAGAGGAGCTGGCCGCCACGGTGCGCAGAGCGGACCAGTGGCGCATCGGCGCGGAACGCGGCTTTTCCATGGCGCTGGGCAGGCTCGGCGACGGCACAGACGGGGACTGCATGCTCGTGGAGGCGCTCGGCCCGGACGGCGACGTGGTGGGGCTGCTCTCCTTGGTCCCGTGGGGCCGTTCGGGAGTCTCGCTCGACGTGATGCGACGGGACCCGAAATCCCCCAACGGCGTGATGGACCTGATGATCTGCGAGCTCGCCCTGCATGCCAAACAGCTCGGTGTCTCGAAGATCTCGCTGAATTTCGCCGTCTTCCGCAACGCCTTCGAAGAAGGCTCCCGACTCGGCGCGGGCCCGATGATCCGCTGGTGGCGCGGCGTGCTCCTGTTCTTCTCACGTTGGACGCAGCTGGAGGCGATGTACCGCTTCAACCACCGGTTCGGGCCGGAATGGGTTCCGCGCTACGTGTGCTTCGAAGAGGCGCGCGTGGTGCCCCGGGTCGCCATGGCTTCGGGGATCGCCGAGGGCTTTTTGGTCGTGCCGAAGTTCGGCGGCAAATCCGAGCCGAGGGGGCAGCACCCGGTCCCGCCCGAAGCCCTCCTCGCGGCCACCGCGCTGCCCGAGGAGGACAAGCAGGACCACCCGCGCCTGCCGCAGCAGGTGCGGGTGCGGATCGGGAAACTCGAACGGCTCAAAGAACAAGGCGTGAACCCGTACCCCGAGTGCGAGCCGCCGACTTCCACCGTCCGCGACGCCTTGGCGGCGGGCCGCTCCCGCTCCGGGCGGCAGGTGCGGGTGTCCGGTCGGGTGCTGCGCGAGCGCGACCATGGCGGCGTGGTGTTCGTCGACCTCTCCGACAGCTCCGGCGCCGCGCAAGTGGTCCTTGAGGAGCGCGAGCTGCCCGACGGCAAGCTCAACGCGTTCCGCAAAGAGATCGACCTCGGGGATCTGATCAGCGTGGAGGCGGCGCCCGGTGTTTCCAGGACCGGCACCGCGTCCCTCATGGCGCGGGATTGGCGGCTCAACGCCAAATGCCTGCGCCCGTTGCCGGACAAACGCCGGGGCCTCACGGACCCGGAGGCAAAAGTGCGCCTGCGGCATGTGGAGCTGATGACGAACCCGCAGGCGCGGGACGCGCTCGCCAAGCGCGGCGCGGTGCTGCGCACACTGCGCGAGCAGCTGTGGGGCGAGGGGTTCCTGGAAGTCGAGACGCCGGTCCTGCAACGAGTCCACGGCGGCGCCAACGCGGAACCGTTCCGCACCCACATCAACGCGTACGATCTGCCCCTGTACCTGCGCATCGCGCCGGAGCTGTACCTCAAACGCCTGCTCGTCGGCGGCATGGAGCGAGTCTTCGAGATCGGCAGAGTCTTCCGGAACGAGGGCGTGGACGCGACCCACAACCCCGAATTCACCCTGTTGGAGGCGTACCAGGCGCATTCGGACTACCGAGGCATGCGGGACTTGACCGAGCAGATGCTGCGCGCCAGCGCGCAGGCCGTCGGCCACGCGGGCCTGCTCGCCGCCCCAGGGCCGTGGCCGATGATCCCGATGCTCACCGCGGTCTCGCAGGCGCTCGGGGACGAGGTGGACGAGCACACCCCGGCGGCGAAGTTGCGCCAGCACCTTGTCGAGCGGGGGTTCGAATGCCGCCCCGACTGGGACAGCGGGCAGCTGCTCCTGGAGCTGTACGAACGCCTGGTCGAGCATACGACGACCACGCCGACCTTCTACAGCGACTTCCCGCTGTCGGTTTCCCCGCTGACCAAACAGCACCCGGACCGCCCTGGGGTCACGCAACGGTGGGATCTGGTGGTCGGCGGCATGGAGCTCGCGACCGCCTACAGCGAACTCAACGACCCCGTCGAACAGCGCCGCCGCCTCCAGGCCCAGTCCGAAGCGGCCGCGAGCGGCGATCCGGAGGCGATGGAACTCGACGAAGACTTCCTCGCGGCGCTGGAGCACGCCATGCCGCCAAGCGGCGGGCTCGGCGTCGGCGTCGACCGTGTCGTGATGCTGCTGACCGGGCGCACTATCCGTGAGACTTTGGCGTTCCCGCTCGTCAAACCGAAATAA
- the rraA gene encoding ribonuclease E activity regulator RraA, with translation MTAVNFTPTADLVDQIGEQVRSCDTQFRQYGGRRQFAGPVRTIRAFQDNALIKSTLSTPGNGAVLVVDGSASVHTALVGDVIAKLAEDNGWAGLVLNGAVRDVAALAGLDLGVKALGSNPRKSGKTGAGELDVPVEFGGVVFRPGDLLHSDEDGIVLTER, from the coding sequence ATGACCGCTGTGAACTTTACTCCCACCGCAGATCTCGTGGACCAGATCGGCGAGCAGGTCCGAAGCTGCGACACGCAATTCCGCCAATACGGCGGCCGCCGCCAGTTCGCGGGGCCGGTGCGCACGATCCGCGCCTTCCAAGACAACGCGCTCATCAAATCCACCCTCTCGACGCCGGGCAACGGCGCGGTGCTGGTGGTGGACGGCTCCGCCAGCGTGCACACCGCGCTGGTCGGCGACGTCATCGCCAAGCTGGCGGAGGACAACGGCTGGGCGGGCCTGGTCCTGAATGGAGCAGTGCGCGACGTGGCGGCGTTGGCGGGGCTCGACCTCGGCGTCAAGGCGCTGGGCTCGAACCCCCGCAAGAGCGGCAAGACCGGCGCGGGCGAGCTGGACGTGCCCGTGGAGTTCGGCGGGGTCGTGTTCCGCCCCGGCGACCTCCTGCACAGCGACGAGGACGGCATCGTGCTCACAGAGCGCTGA
- a CDS encoding GtrA family protein has protein sequence MPDDSTAGLRTQALRFLVTGVFSAVVDYGLVMALSQLGAAPNAANIVGFVVGTTVAYLINRRWTFQAEPSAKRFAQVALLYTAAFLLRAGIFAGALALARSWEVSKFLAESGAWVLAQGTVTVMNFLVQRMVIFRAPARLPDAPGQASRPGGA, from the coding sequence GTGCCGGACGACTCCACCGCAGGACTGCGGACCCAAGCCCTTCGATTCCTGGTGACAGGCGTTTTCTCCGCTGTCGTGGATTATGGTCTGGTCATGGCGCTCTCCCAGCTCGGGGCCGCGCCGAACGCCGCGAACATCGTCGGATTCGTCGTGGGCACAACTGTGGCGTACCTGATAAACCGGCGCTGGACGTTCCAGGCGGAGCCCAGCGCGAAACGGTTTGCGCAGGTGGCCCTCCTCTACACGGCGGCGTTCCTGTTGCGGGCCGGCATCTTCGCCGGCGCCTTGGCGCTGGCGCGGTCCTGGGAGGTCTCGAAGTTCCTCGCCGAGTCGGGCGCGTGGGTCCTGGCCCAGGGCACGGTCACGGTGATGAACTTCCTCGTGCAGCGCATGGTCATCTTCCGCGCGCCCGCGCGTCTGCCGGACGCGCCGGGCCAAGCCTCACGGCCGGGCGGAGCTTGA